The Gordonia terrae genome contains the following window.
GCTGTAGCGCGGATCATCCACGCGGCTCGCCGAGTCGGGCCCGACGAGAACGACGGGAGGTCTGCGTCGATGGCGGCCATCACCGAAGAGCAGGTGGAACAGGTCCGCGCACTGGTGTCGGCGATCCCGGTGGGGCAGGTGAGCACCTACGGCGACCTGGCCGTGGCAGCCGGATTGTCCAGCCCCCGGATCGTCGGCTGGATCATGCGGACCGACACCGCCGACCTGCCCTGGCACCGCGTGGTACCCGCCGGCGGCCGGCCGGCGCCTCACCTCGCGACCCGGCAGCTGGAACGCCTACGGGCGGAGGGCGTTCCGATCACCGACGGGCGGATCCGACTGCGGGAGTGCCGCTGGGACCCCTCCGCCTGAGGGGTTGCCTACCTCAGACGCGCCGCAGCGGTCCGCCGATACGGACTGATCGCCGCGCGCATCCGCGTCACGATCAGGTCGACGATCCGCGGGTCCGGCCCCAACGGTGCGGCCACCGCGTCCGCACCGTAGGTGTTCAACCGCTGGTGGAACAGGCCCGGTGCGAGGAGGTGGCTCGCGATCACGACCCGGCGACCCGTTCGCCGCGCTCGTTCGACGGCGTCGGGCACACTGGGCGTCGCTGTCGTGATGAACCCGACCTCGACCCGCCCGCCGATGAGCGATTCCAGCTGCCGGGCCGCGAGATGCACCTGGCCACAGGCACTCTCGTCCGACGAGCCGGCAGCGGCGAGCACGACCGCGTCGCCCGGCTCCCAGCCCGCTTCGGCCAGGCGGAGTCGCGCGACCGCGGCGATGGCCGGGTCGGGTCCGAGCGCCCGGGTGACCACGGTGTCCTCCCGGCCGGCGGCCGCGACGTGTTCGGGTAGGTCCTTGCGGACGTGATAGCCCGAGGCGAGGAACGCCGGGACCAGGACGGCGGGGCGTTCCAGGTCGGCGATGACCTCGCTCGGCGTGGGCCCGAGGACGTCGACGAACGCGGTACGGGTGAGACCGATCCGGTCGCTGACGGCCTCGGCGATCTGGGCGATGACCGAGACCCCGTGGGGATTGCGGGTCC
Protein-coding sequences here:
- a CDS encoding MGMT family protein; protein product: MAAITEEQVEQVRALVSAIPVGQVSTYGDLAVAAGLSSPRIVGWIMRTDTADLPWHRVVPAGGRPAPHLATRQLERLRAEGVPITDGRIRLRECRWDPSA
- a CDS encoding sirohydrochlorin chelatase, encoding MHDNHVRLPHGDRLQGYSPVLVAHGTRNPHGVSVIAQIAEAVSDRIGLTRTAFVDVLGPTPSEVIADLERPAVLVPAFLASGYHVRKDLPEHVAAAGREDTVVTRALGPDPAIAAVARLRLAEAGWEPGDAVVLAAAGSSDESACGQVHLAARQLESLIGGRVEVGFITTATPSVPDAVERARRTGRRVVIASHLLAPGLFHQRLNTYGADAVAAPLGPDPRIVDLIVTRMRAAISPYRRTAAARLR